The genomic region TTTCCATTAAAACTCCCTTTTTTGAATAGATTGAGTAAGCGTTTGAATTGCGGGAAAGAAATGTTTGCGCATTCTAAATTATCAATTTCTAAAGGCAATGCTAAAGTTAAAATAGCGAAACTCATCGCAATCCTGTGATCGTTAAAGCTTTGGATAAGGGGGGGTTTTTTTTGAGAAAGGCACTGTTTTAATTGGCTTACATCTTCTAATCCTTCTATGCAAAACCCGTCTTCAAACTCTTCGCACTCAATCCCTAAAGCTTTGAAATTAGAAACAACCGCTTTAATCCTATCGCTTTCTTTAGATCGTAAATCTTTAGCGTTTTTAACCATGCTTTTGCCTTTTGCAAAAAGCATAGCGATACTTAAAGCAGGGATTTCATCAATAAGGCTGGCGATATTTTGATCAATGTTAATCGCTTTTAAAGGGGCATGCTCTATATAAATGTCGCCAATCATTTCTAAATCTTTGGATTGAATCGCATACTCTATATGAGCACCCATTTTTTTCAATACTTCAAAAGCTTCTATGCGAGTGGGGTTGAGCAAGACATTTTTTAAAAGAAGGCGGCTTTTTGGCGTAATCGCGCAAGCGAGGGCGAAAAAAAACGCGCTAGACGGATCATTAGCTATCGTAAAATCAAAGGCTTCTAGGGGTTTTTCTAGGGGTGAAATTTTTAAAACGCCGTCTTGATTTTGAATGTTAGC from Helicobacter pylori harbors:
- the aroA gene encoding 3-phosphoshikimate 1-carboxyvinyltransferase, giving the protein MIELDINASDKSLSHRAVIFSLLAQKPCVVRNFLMGEDCLSSLEIAQNLGAKVENTAKNSFKITPPTAIKEPNKILNCNNSGTSMRLYSGLLSAQKGLFVLSGDNSLNVRPMKRIIEPLKAFGAKILGREDNHFAPLVILGSPLKACDYESPIASAQVKSAFILSALQAQGVSVYKESELSRNHTEIMLKSLGANIQNQDGVLKISPLEKPLEAFDFTIANDPSSAFFFALACAITPKSRLLLKNVLLNPTRIEAFEVLKKMGAHIEYAIQSKDLEMIGDIYIEHAPLKAINIDQNIASLIDEIPALSIAMLFAKGKSMVKNAKDLRSKESDRIKAVVSNFKALGIECEEFEDGFCIEGLEDVSQLKQCLSQKKPPLIQSFNDHRIAMSFAILTLALPLEIDNLECANISFPQFKRLLNLFKKGSFNGN